A genomic window from Peromyscus maniculatus bairdii isolate BWxNUB_F1_BW_parent chromosome 1, HU_Pman_BW_mat_3.1, whole genome shotgun sequence includes:
- the LOC102915011 gene encoding olfactory receptor 5B2-like codes for MSYLENSTKVTKFTLLGLTDNPELEVPLFITFTLIYLITLIGNLGMIVLIWLDSRLHTPMYLFLSNLSLADCVYSSAVTPKVMAGLLTGDKVISYGGCATQMFFFVSFASVDCFLLAVMAFDRHAAVCKPLHYTTTMTASVCAHMVIGCYAWGLFESAIHTGFTFSLSFCHSNVVHHFFCDIPPILSLSCSDIYVNEIVLFILASFNVFFALIVILTSYVFIFIAILRMCSAEGRKKAFSTCAAHLTTVTIFYGTVIFMYLQPSFGHSMDNDQMASVFYTIVIPMLNPVVYSLRNKEVHNAFKKVVEKMKTFFSS; via the coding sequence ATGTCATACTTGGAGAATAGCACTAAGGTGACTAAGTTTACACTTTTGGGATTGACTGACAACCCGGAGCTGGAAGTCCCCCTGTTCATAACATTTACCCTCATCTATCTCATCACACTGATTGGGAACTTGGGCATGATTGTGTTGATCTGGCTGGACTCCCGTCTCCACACTCCCATGTATCTTTTCCTCAGTAACCTCTCTCTGGCAGACTGTGTTTACTCCTCAGCTGTGACTCCAAAGGTGATGGCTGGGCTTCTCACAGGGGATAAAGTCATCTCCTATGGGGGATGTGCTACTCAAATgttcttctttgtgtcttttgccAGTGTTGACTGTTTCCTACTTGCTGTTATGGCTTTTGACAGGCATGCTGCAGTTTGTAAGCCCTTACATTACACCACTACAATGACTGctagtgtgtgtgctcacatggtGATTGGCTGCTATGCCTGGGGCTTGTTTGAGTCTGCTATACACACTGGATTCaccttttccctctccttctgccATTCTAATGTGGTCCATCACTTTTTCTGTGATATCCCTCCAATCCTGTCTCTTTCTTGCTCTGATATATACGTGAATGAGATCGTGCTCTTTATCTTAGCCTCATTCAATGTCTTTTTTGCTCTGATAGTTATCTTGACCTCCTATGTATTCATATTCATTGCTATCCTGAGGATGTGCTCAGCAGAAGGACGGAAGAAAGCCTTCTCTACTTGTGCAGCCCACCTCACCACTGTGACCATATTCTATGGAACTGTAATATTCATGTACCTACAGCCCAGTTTTGGTCATTCCATGGACAATGACCAAATGGCATCTGTGTTCTACACCATAGTCATTCCCATGTTGAACCCAGTTGTCTATAGCTTACGGAACAAAGAAGTTCATAATGCTTTCAAGAAAGTTGTTGAGAAAATGAAGACTTTTTTcagttcttaa